Sequence from the Pontibacter pudoricolor genome:
CAGCCGATGACCAGAAACATGGCGACGTGGACCTGAAAGATTGTGTAGAGGCAAAAGAATACCTGGCTAAGTCAGGTTACATTGCGGAAGATAAGATTGGCATTATGGGTGGTAGTTACGGGGGCTATATGGTACTGGCAGGTCTTGCTTTTACCCCTGATGAGTTTGCTGTCGGCGTGAACCTGTTTGGCGTGGCAAACTGGCTGCGTACGTTGCAAAGTATCCCTCCGTACTGGGAGTCGTTCAGGCTGGCACTGTATAAAGAGATGGGGAACCCTGAAACAGATTCGGCAGCGCTTTATAACAAGTCGCCGTTGTTTTTTGCAAACCAGATCAAAAAGCCACTGATGGTATTGCAGGGCGCCAACGACCCGCGCGTGTTAAAAGTAGAGTCGGATGAAATAGTAGCGGCGGTGAAGAAGAACAACGTGCCAGTAGAGTATGTGGTGTTTGAAGATGAAGGCCATGGCTTTGTGAAAAAGGAAAACCAGATAGAAGGCTACAGCGCTATCCTCACTTTTTTGGATACTTACCTGAAAGGAAAACCAACAGGCACTGGCTCCGGTACCTCAAACTAACTATAACTTTTTGTACAGATCAGGCGGCAACTGTAATTGTCGCCTGATCTGTTTTTATACTATAATTATCCGTCAGCTAACAAGGAACTTGCTAAAGGTTTATAGTTTCTGAAGTAGAAAACGAGCCACTGTTGGTGTTATCACCAACAAGCTAATTTGCTGGCTCTTTACACTTGCTGGTGAAAACAAACAGCAAGAGCGTAAACTATAGCCAGATAAAACACGAAACAGCTTCTGTATCAGATATCCCCCCGGTAGCCACGGTTGGCTTTTTTATCGGCCTGCTTCTTTTTGCTTTCCAGCCGTTTCTTTACCGATGCTTTTGTTGGCCTGGATGCTTTGCGTTTTTTCTGTTGGGTAAGTGCCTGTCGCAGCAATTCGTAAAAGCGCGAAATACAGAGCTCTTTGTTTTGTAACTGGCTGCGCTCTTCCTGGCAAACTACCTGCAAATAGCCGTCGTTGGTTATCCGGTTGGCAAGCTTTTCCTGTATTCGTGTCTTTTCTTCGTCGGTCAGTAATTCAGAGCTTTCCACATGGAACCTCAGCTCCACTTTGGTCGCTACTTTATTCACGTTCTGGCCGCCGGCACCTCCGCTTCTCGATGCCTGGAACTGTAATTCCCTTTCTAACTCTCTGTCCTTTATTCCTATCATAAACTATAAAGCATTGTATAACGCAGCCTGTACCAAACCATACTGTAAACTATAGCCGTAGTACCTATAAAACTACCACCGCAAACTATAAACTTATACTATGAAACAAGCAATCGGGCACAAAGTATGGGCCATCGCCGAAGGCTATATTCCGGCTTACAGCAACGGGCCGGAGCCACAGTTTACCAGTCACGAAACAGCCTGTATTTTAAATACCTCAGACCAGGACGCGCATGTAAAGATATGGATATACTTCAGCGATCGCGATCCGGTTGGCCCATACGAAGTAACAGTTCCGGCAAAACGCACCAAACACCTGCGCTTTAACGACCTGAAAGACCCGGCACCAGTGCCCCTTGATACGGACTATGCCAGCGTTTTTGAGTCGGATGTGCCGGTAGTGGTGCAGCATACCCGCTTAGACTCGCGGCAATCAGAAAACGCCCTGCTCAGCACGATGGCTTTTCCGGCGGGTTAAATTCTTAACAAACTTATAGCATATGGCGACTTGAGGTAAAAATGAAGTAATACTAGCTGCAGGACTTTTCAGGAGCTCAAAAGCAGGTTTGATTGTCTGTGACTGGATATAGTCCTTCCCAGCACAACATGGGTTACAAGGGAAAAGGATTACTATAAACTAAACCGCCCATGTGATTTCGCAAAATAGATTGGTTAATGCCGTTACCGCCGCACAGCCCTAAAAAGGCAAAGTCTAAAGGCTTACAAACAAAAGGCTGATCACTTCGTTATGGAATAAAGTATAGTTACGCTACCACATCTGATGAAATGGTCTCTAACACTGGGCAAAGTTGCTGGTATCAGGATTCTGGTACACTGGACTTTTGTGCTGTTACTGGGCTGGGTTGCTTTTACGGAAGCGCAGCGCGGCAGCGACCTGAACACCATTCTGCTGGCTATTGGCTTTGTGCTTTCGGTTTTTGCGTGCGTGGTGCTGCACGAACTGGGACATGCGCTCACGGCTAAAAAATACGGCATTAAAACCAGCATGATTACACTGCTGCCCATAGGCGGCGTTGCCAGCCTCGAAAGAATGCCCGAAAGCCCGAAACAGGAATTGTTGGTTGCCATAGCCGGCCCAGCCGTTAATGTGGCGATCGCAGTCGTACTATGGCTGGTATTGCCCGGCTTACAGGCCATTCCTTCCGATGAGTTTTTTCTGCGCATCACACCAGCTAATTTCTTCTACCTGCTGCTATTCGTAAATATAATGCTGGTGCTGTTCAATGCAATTCCGGCTTTCCCGATGGATGGCGGACGTGTGTTGCGCGCTTTGCTGGCTTTTAAACTGGGGCGTGTACGTGCCACCCAGATCGCGGCTAACCTTGGTCAGTTGCTGGCTATTGTGTTTGTTTTCTATGGCTTCTTCACAAATCCATTTCTTATCCTGATCGGCCTGTTTGTTTTCTTTGGCGCTTATACCGAAAACATGATGGTGCAGCACCTGGATTTTTTGCGTGGCCATAGTGTACGCGAAGGCATGATGACAAACTATGTTACCCTAACCCCGGACAACACCGTACGCGACGCACTGGAGAAATTGCTGATGGGCTCCGAGCACGAATTTATTGTAGAGAAGGACGGAAATGTAGTCGGTACGCTTACCAGGAGCCAGCTGATACAGGCTTTAAAAGAAAACAAAACCGATACGCCTGTAGCTGATATCATGACGCAGGAGTTTATTTCCTTTGATGTAAAAGATAAGTTGTCGGTGGCTTATACCGAACTGCAGAAATCCCGCTCACCGTTATATCCTGTTTTAGAGAACGGTCACCTGGCAGGGGTTATCAACACAGATAATATCAACGAGTTTATCATGATCAAATCAGCGCTGGTTAATTAATAACACCATAGTTATAGCTAGTGTTTCCTTCACTTTTGTCATTTCGACGAAAGGAGAAATCTATCTCAGATATAATCTGTAATGAATCTTTCACAACTTTGCCGGCCCTTTTCGACTCTCGCCTAAGGTGTGTTCGGGATGACAGTAGTGTTTAAGCTTTACTAATTCGTAATTCTCCTAATACATTCTCGGCAACTCAATACCTTTAATCTTTCGGAACAGGTTAATAGCTGCCTGGTCTGTCAGGCTGGTTACGAAGTCGGTGATATGGATGATGCGCTCGTAATCGGATACAGAATCCGGCAGTTTAATATAGTGTGTTGGAATAAGGTCGGCAAGTTTACGGTGGCGTTTCGACTCCGGCAGAAATACGGCCTTCATGCAGGCATCCAGCAATCCACCCAACACTTCAAAGCCAGCGGCTTCAATTTCCAGCACCGGTTTGTTACGGTAAATCTTTTTAATGGAAAGTATTTTGATCTCGTCTAGCACTGGTTTGCACTCCAGCAGATTAATAAGCGGTGTATCAAAAGTTCCGGCTAATAATGCGTCCTCGTTTGCCAGGAAAACGGCAGCGCATTCATCTATCAGCTTGCCTATAATGCGGGCACGCAGGTAACCGATCTCTTCGCGCCAGTCGTAGAATTTTATAGTTGATACACGGTTCGGATCATCCTTTAAGATCTGTTTAAGCAATTCTATACCTTGCCTGTGAGGCACCAGGCCAAGTTTTAAACCGTCTTCAAAATCTATGATGCGGTAACAGATATCGTCGGCGGCTTCAACTAAAAAGGCCAGCGGGTGGCGGTGGTAAAACACAGTGTCGCCATTGCCTTTACGCAATAAGCCTAACTCCTGGGCAATAGTGTTAAACCAATCTTTTTCGGTCTGAAAGAAGCCATATTTTTTTTCGCTGGTGTTCTTCGTCTCCTTAATAACCGGCAGCGACTCTTTCGGGTATTTAGTGAAAGTAGCAAGCGT
This genomic interval carries:
- the arfB gene encoding alternative ribosome rescue aminoacyl-tRNA hydrolase ArfB, which produces MIGIKDRELERELQFQASRSGGAGGQNVNKVATKVELRFHVESSELLTDEEKTRIQEKLANRITNDGYLQVVCQEERSQLQNKELCISRFYELLRQALTQQKKRKASRPTKASVKKRLESKKKQADKKANRGYRGDI
- the dgt gene encoding dGTP triphosphohydrolase, translating into MQHTTTWAKLISKKRFESADKKYTSDESVRGEFQRDYDRIVFSSAFRRLQNKTQVMPMPESDFVHTRLTHSLEASVVGRTLGRIVGKSILERNPALAQEKHIQEADFGDIVAAACLAHDIGNPPFGHSGEDAISSYFESEAAQPFMQNLTEAQRKDLLSFEGNAAGFRVLTYTYPEHCNLSGGLSLTYTTLATFTKYPKESLPVIKETKNTSEKKYGFFQTEKDWFNTIAQELGLLRKGNGDTVFYHRHPLAFLVEAADDICYRIIDFEDGLKLGLVPHRQGIELLKQILKDDPNRVSTIKFYDWREEIGYLRARIIGKLIDECAAVFLANEDALLAGTFDTPLINLLECKPVLDEIKILSIKKIYRNKPVLEIEAAGFEVLGGLLDACMKAVFLPESKRHRKLADLIPTHYIKLPDSVSDYERIIHITDFVTSLTDQAAINLFRKIKGIELPRMY
- a CDS encoding site-2 protease family protein, producing MKWSLTLGKVAGIRILVHWTFVLLLGWVAFTEAQRGSDLNTILLAIGFVLSVFACVVLHELGHALTAKKYGIKTSMITLLPIGGVASLERMPESPKQELLVAIAGPAVNVAIAVVLWLVLPGLQAIPSDEFFLRITPANFFYLLLFVNIMLVLFNAIPAFPMDGGRVLRALLAFKLGRVRATQIAANLGQLLAIVFVFYGFFTNPFLILIGLFVFFGAYTENMMVQHLDFLRGHSVREGMMTNYVTLTPDNTVRDALEKLLMGSEHEFIVEKDGNVVGTLTRSQLIQALKENKTDTPVADIMTQEFISFDVKDKLSVAYTELQKSRSPLYPVLENGHLAGVINTDNINEFIMIKSALVN
- a CDS encoding sensory rhodopsin transducer, giving the protein MKQAIGHKVWAIAEGYIPAYSNGPEPQFTSHETACILNTSDQDAHVKIWIYFSDRDPVGPYEVTVPAKRTKHLRFNDLKDPAPVPLDTDYASVFESDVPVVVQHTRLDSRQSENALLSTMAFPAG